ACGTGCCGATCGAAAGCCTTTCACCCGACCGGATCATCCAGCATTTCGACGAACTGACCCCGGAACTCGTCAAAACGGTTCTCGATCGGACGAAGAAATAGAGCACCGGGCTTCAGCCGTATAAAAAGAGCCGGACCAGCTCCAGCCGGCTCTGAAAATCCGTGCCGCCAATGCGCAGAGACCCCGCGCTTGGCGGGGCCGTCCATCTCATTGATATGATGCGTCCCGTCAGCCCTCGGCTGGCTGCCGCGCCTTCCGCGTCGCCTCGAACGCCCGATCCATGTACATGTCCCGCTCATAGACGTCGTTGAAATACTCGACCTTGCCGTCCTTGTTCGGCCATGCCGTGAAGTAGGAAACATAGACCGGCACCTTCTGAGGCACCGGCAAGGCCCTGTTGCGCCCCTGGGCGATCTCATTGCCGACGTCGTCCATGCTGACGCCAAGGACGGCCGCCGCCATGCGGCGCGGCTCGGCGAGGCGGACGCATCCGTGGCTGAGTGCCCGCTGGTCACGCTTGAAGAAGCTCTTCGACGGCGTGTCGTGCATGTAGATCGCATGCGAGTTCGGGAACAGGATCTTCAACTCGCCCAGCGCGTTGTCGCTGCTCGGCGGCTGGCGCACGGCGACGGAGTTCGTCGAACCGTACCAATCCACCGCGTAGGACGGAACGACCCGGCCGCCGACCTCGACCTGATAGCCCATGCGATCGAGATAGCTCGGATCGCTGCGCAGCTTCGGCAGCATCTCGTTGACGATGATCGACTGGGGCACGCCCCAATAGGGATTGACCTCGACCGTCTGAATCTCGTCGTGGAAGAAATAGGTCTGGTTCGCCTTCGAGCCGACGACGACCCGCATGGAGAACTGCTCTGCGCCGTGATCGGTATAGTAGGCCATGAAGGCGGGCTGGTTGATGAAGACGTAGCGATTGCCGAGATCGTTCGGCAGCCAGCGGGCCTGCTCCATCGCGATCTCGAGCTTGTCGATCTTGCTGGCAGTCGTGTCGCCACCGGTCAGCACGCGGATCGAGGCCTGGCCGACGACACCGTCCGCCTTCAGCCCATGCTCTTTCTGGAAGGCTTCGACGAGTGAAACCAGTTCCGGCGTGTATTCGGGCGTACCCTGGTAGCCGGCCAGCACGACGGCATGCTCCGCCTTCAGCGCCTCGGACGCCTTCAGCTTGATCCCGGCGACAATATTGGCGAGCTCCGGATTGTTGTCGCCCGGCTTCAACAGAGTCCCCGGCGCGATCTCGACGCGCGGGGCGGCGTCCGTTTCGGCTCGCAGCCTTTCGAGCTCCTGCTTCAATGCCAGGAATTGCGG
This DNA window, taken from Sinorhizobium fredii NGR234, encodes the following:
- a CDS encoding L,D-transpeptidase family protein — protein: MKMIRSVAIVALMTGCAIATLDVRPASALTLMDFIRGGRERTRERAYPAQPMPGYDMMAPQRLEDRAATRPPRVSSPRYYTYKPEQMRRIATDRLVDPVVTGSVQSYGFPPMLRIPLADARQFLPQVEVRAPADVAKAVEAFYGGRADFVWIDGNGANARARSALAVLADAAKIGLDPDDYAVAVPADDFDRADMVAREKDLVRFEIAMSAAVLTYVQDTVRGRIDPNKISGYHDFKRKSVDLVAFLDKAATSADVAALIEERNPKSPQFLALKQELERLRAETDAAPRVEIAPGTLLKPGDNNPELANIVAGIKLKASEALKAEHAVVLAGYQGTPEYTPELVSLVEAFQKEHGLKADGVVGQASIRVLTGGDTTASKIDKLEIAMEQARWLPNDLGNRYVFINQPAFMAYYTDHGAEQFSMRVVVGSKANQTYFFHDEIQTVEVNPYWGVPQSIIVNEMLPKLRSDPSYLDRMGYQVEVGGRVVPSYAVDWYGSTNSVAVRQPPSSDNALGELKILFPNSHAIYMHDTPSKSFFKRDQRALSHGCVRLAEPRRMAAAVLGVSMDDVGNEIAQGRNRALPVPQKVPVYVSYFTAWPNKDGKVEYFNDVYERDMYMDRAFEATRKARQPAEG